One Callospermophilus lateralis isolate mCalLat2 chromosome 13, mCalLat2.hap1, whole genome shotgun sequence genomic window, GCCAGGGCAGGACGAGGGCCCAGGAGGGCATGTGACCACCCGGTGGCAGCAGGTGTGGAGGCTGGCTCTGCAGTCCACAAGGAGGCCAGGTCTCCACTCCTCCCTGAGGCTGCCGCCGCTCCCTCACTCAGGGTGGGGTCTTCACTCCACTTCccagctgaggctcagagaggctggCTCCCTGGAGCCATGGGGGTAAGAGAGCCTAGCCAGAGCCTGCCTCCTCCCCAGCCAACACCACAGGCCCACACCCCACTcccacacccccacacccacaccccaCTCCCACACCCCCATACCTCACACCCACACCCCCACACCCATACCCCCATACCTCACACCCACACCCCCATACCCAcacccccacacccccacacccccacacacccatacccacacccCCATaccccacacccacacccccaCACCCCTACACATCCCCACACCACACACCCCCACACCCCCATACCCCAcacccccacacccccacacCCCACACCCCTACACATCCCCACACTGCACACCCCCACACACCCCCATACCCCACACCCCCACACCCCACACCCATACCCCACACCCACAAACCCCTACACACCCCCATACCCCAcacccccacacccccacacccacaaccccACACCCCCACACATCCCCACACTGCACACCCCCACACACCCCCATACCCCACACCCCCACACCCCACACCCCACACCCATACCCCCACACCCTCACCTCACACCTCTACACACCCCCACACCCTCACCTCACCCCCATACCCCCAcacccccacacccccacacccacaaccccACACCCCCACACATCCCCACACTGCACACCCCCACACACCCCCATACCCCACACCCCCACACCCCACACCCCACACCCATACCCCCACACCCTCACCTCACACCTCTACACACCCCCACACCCTCACTTCACCCCCATACCCCCACACCCCCACACCCCCATACCCCACACCCCCACACCCCCATACCCCACCCGCATACCCCCACACCCACATCCCCACACCCCCATACCCCACACCCCCACACCCCTACACATCCCCACACCACACACCCCACACCCCCAtacccccacacccacacacccacacacccacaccccaCACCCCTACACACCCAGACCCCACACCCCTACACATCCCCACACTGCACACCCCCACACACCCCCATACCCCACACCCCCACACCCCACACCCATACCCCACACCCCCAtacccccacacccacacacccacacacccacaccccacacccccacacacccacaccccaCACCCCTACACATCCCCACACTGCACACCCCCACACACCCCCATACCCCACACCCCCACACCCCACACCCATGCCCCACACCCACAAACCCCTACACACCCCCATACCCCAcacccccacacccccacacccacaaccccacacccccacacccccacacATCCCCACACTGCACACCCCCATACCCACACCCCCACACCCCCATACCCCACACCCCCACACCCCCATACCCCACACCCCACACCCCCATACCCCACCCGCATACCCCCACACCCACATCCCCACACCCCCATACCCCACACCCCCACACCCCTACACATCCCCACACCACACACCCCACACCCCCAtacccccacacccacaccccacacccccacacacccacaccccaCACCCCTACACACCCACACCCCACACCCCTACACATCCCCACACTGCACACCCCCACACACCCCCATACCCCACACCCCCACACCCCACACCCATACCCCACACCCCCAtacccccacacccacaccccacacccccacacacccacaccccaCACCCCTACACATCCCCACACTGCACACCCCCACACACCCCCATACCCCACACCCCCACACCCCACACCCATACCCCACACCCACAAACCCCTACACACCCCCATACCCCAcacccccacacccccacacccacaaccccACACCCCCACACATCCCCACACTGCACACCCCCACACACCCCCATACCCCACACCCCCACACCCCACACCCCACACCCATACCCCCACACCCTCACCTCACACCTCTACACACCCCCACACCCTCACCTCACCCCCATACCCCCACACCCCCACACccctacacacccacacaccgcACACCGCACACTgcacacccccacacccacacccccaccccacacaccCACCTCACATGCccacacacccatacccacacccacacacacccaccccaCGCACCCACCCCATACCCACACCCCACATGCCCCAcacccccacacccccacacccccacacccccacacccacaccccaccccacccagcgCAGGCGCACACCCTGGGGGCAGACACCTGTGCTCAGCCTGGCCTTCCGAGCTAGGTCTCGGGTGCTGAGGAACCTTCCAGTTGTGAAGCACCCTCCGAGCCCCACTCCTGTGCTTCCCTGGAGCCCTCAGGCCACACCAGGCCACGTTCACCAGCAGCACCTCATGTCCCGCCCATGAGCTGCGGGGCAGGTGTGGCCAGCTCTGACCATGGTGGGGAAACAGGCCCAAGGGAGCCGCGGGACTGCCGAGGACGCAGGGCTAACAAGCCGCGAGCCACTGAGCCACCATGGGCTTGGGCTCCAGCCACGGAGGTGGAGATTCCCCTGCCCAGAGCAAGCGGCTGCTGTGGCTCCGTCCGCGGGCCCTGCCTGCCCCTGCCTCACCCTCTGCTGTCCCCTAGTCTCAGGCCAGACCGTCTTTCTGAAGAACATCTCCACAGACATGTCGGGCTACTACATCTGCACCTCCAGCAACGACGTGGGGACGGCCTTCTGCAACATCACCGTGGCTGTCAGACCCCGTGAGAGCCGTGGGGCGGGTGGCTGGCCGTGGTCCCAACTCAGCTGAGCCCCCGGGAAATGAACTGGGACTCCCTTAGGGCAACTCGCTGGCAGGGCAGCATGGGGACCTGGGCAAGATGCCTCCTGTCCCAGGCCTGCCCTCACCTGGGGGTCAGTCTAGTTCCACTGGATCTTTGGAAGCGGAGCCTGAGACTTCAGCACCTGGCCTTCTGGAGAGTCCCAGGCCTCTGCCCCCAGGGTCACTCAGTGATCATGGGGCTGTACCCAGAGACAGCTGCCATGGCCCGGGCCCATCTTTTTAGGGTGGGACACTCTTTAGCTAGACACCAGGTCTAGCTCTAGCAGGAGCTAGGAGCTGGCAGGACTAACACCTGAGGTCTCAGAGCTTGGGTGACCCAGGGTGTTGAGGTACAGAACCAGGGACCAATCTGCCCCTTCTCTAACCTGAGGAGTGTCCCTGGCCTGACTGGTCACAGTCCTGTAGAGAAAAGACTATATCTTTTGAGGGGTGTGGCCAGAAGCCAACAGTGCCACGGGCCCCGAGGCTGGGAGGGACCTGCCCCAGCCCCCTGCACTGCCCGCTGCCCCCTGGCACAAGCCACGTCGGGGGCTGGGGAGTGAGCTGCTCTACCTGTTGCAGCCTCCATGAACGTGGCCCTGTATGCGGGCATTGCTGGGGGCGTGGTGGCAGCCCTCATCATCATCGGCATCATCATTTACTGCTGCTGCTTCCGGGAAAAGGATGACAAGGAGGTGGACAAGGAGGACACGAGGCCGTGAGTGTTGGGCACAGCCGGGGGGGGCCTGGGCAGCCCACTCCTCACAGACACGTCCACCCCCTCTGGGGAACCTACTACGTTGGCACCCCGATTTTGTAGCTGAGAAAAGAGCAACTCACCCAACAGTCCCAGGGCTGGCTTCTGTGGTCTGTGCTTGGCCGGGGCCAGGCCTGGGCGGGTCCCGGGGCTGCTCCCTAGTGCCTGCAGGTCAGGTCTGTGGCACCTTCCTGCCCACTCCCTGCCTGACCCTCCCATGCAGGTCCCTCTGCAGTGGCGGTGGGGTGGCGGGTGTGAAGGCTGCTCTTCCCACAGTCTGCAGGAGCCCAGCTTCCTGGGGCCCAGGTGAGGGACCTTGCCCTCTGTCATCGCTGCCTGCAGGAACCGGGCGGCTTACCAGGAGCCATCAGAGCAACTGAGAGAGCTTTCCAGAGGGAGAGAAGAGGAAGACGACTCCAGGCACGAAGACCGGAGGAGCTCAGGGCGCGAATCCCCTGACCGTGCCGGACAGTGACGGGCCGCTGCAGCTGGGTGCAGGGAGGGTCGGGGCACAGCCTCCTGCTTCCTGGCCTCCTTCTCTCCAGGCCCAGCTCTGTCCTCCAGCCCAGGCAGTGGCGGGAGCACTTCTTCCCCATGCTTGCTTCTGGGGGCCTGGCTGGCCTGGCTGAAGGAATCCCACCTGTGACCAACCCGCCAACCCACTCCCCTGAAAAATGACCCTTGCCCACTGCCACACCTAGTTCAGGGTCTGCCCCCAGACCTGGACCAGGCCACAGCCTCCAGCCGCTGAAGCTGGCGGGAGCTCCCGCAGGTGTGCACTGCATGTGGGCAGCCCTGCTCAGAACTGCCCGAGGACGCCATGCCAGCCCTGCAAGGGAGCCCAGCACCCAGAGGAGCACCCCACAGAGGGTTGCGCTTAGTGCATTTTTGCTGAAAGAGTGAAAGAATAAATGAGTACTCGAAGGACTCCATTGTTCACCTCACTCCTGGGCACACGCCAGCTGGCCTTCAGCTTCCAGCTGCCCCAACCTCAGCTGGCCTGGAGTAGGAACCCCTGGGGCGCCCAGCCCTCTCAGCTCCTGCTTCCCTGGAGTCCCTGCAGCGTGACAGGGAGCCTGCTTTGGAAGGGCGGGCCTCCTTTGTGGGTCCTCTCTGATAGGACGGTGTGCCCCACTTGTCAGTAAGTTAACTGAGTTGGTCTAAAATGAACGCCCACGAGCTCACGGATGGTACAGGGCCCCCGTCCCCGTGGCTCCTCCCTTGGCGGCTCCCAGAAGGAGTGGCGAGCCCACTTCTGCCTCCCAGCCCACATGGTGCGCCTGGTGGAGGCTTGCCAACGCCTCAGCCCCGTCCCCCAGCCCACGGCCTGCCTGCTGCCTGGGGCCACCCCATGGCTGTTCTCATCCAAGTGCAGTTTACTGTTAAGCAAATATCGATGTCTTGTCCGGATGACCCAAGTGAGGAAGAGAACCAGGAAATCGGACCCATCACGTCAGCACGACAGCAGGTGTTTTGTAGGCCTGTCCTCTTGGTCCCCAGGACACCCTTAGGTAGGAGCGAGgctctagtggaggaagtgacccATTACCTGAGGGAGAGACCCACAGGACGTGGGGGGGCAGATAGCAGCCCGAGGCAGTCTGGGTTCTTCAAAGAGGAGGCGACCTGCAGGCTGCACCTTGATGCAGTGGAGGTGAACTTATCTCAGTCTAGAAACTCAGTGGAATTTAGGTTGCTGTAGGTTCTCACTGTCAAAATTACCCACAATACGGTCTCCTTAGGCTGACTGGCACCCGTTCCCACTTCACGGTTTTCATGGACAGTTCAGAGACTCAGGGTGCTGCTGAAGGGTCAAAAGCCACCCAACTGGCCCTTGTTTGGCACTTGAGTCAGTTTTCACACAATCCTCCCTTGCAGTTTCAAATATTAAGGCACATGACAATGTTGGCTGTGCACGTCACCCAAGGACAGCCCTAGGCTGCTTAGAGATGTCCCCACAGGTCATATGTAGCTGTTGGCTTGCTGCTCACATCCGTCCAGCAGATGATTCTTTTTGTCCACCTGACCCAGGTCCATCTCACCTGGGGCCACCGTGCCCACAGTGGCTGACTGGTCATGGAATCAGAATAGGACAGGTTGGTTACCTTCAAGGAAACCTTGTCCTCTAAGCTAGTGTAACCAGACATCTTACCACGTGCAGAAATTCTGGAATATTCTCTGGCCTTAGCCCCATCTCTGGGTATTCTGACTtgtttcgatttgggtgaggctaGGGATggagccctgtgcatgccaggcaagcacacaccCTGGATACTCCAGGTGGGGCCCTGGCATCTGCAGAAGTGGTTCTGTTGGGAAGTGTGGCCTGTGGGAGCAGCTCCTTGGCACCTTTGGCTGCTGAGTTTGCGCAGAGCTCTCCTGTTCTCAGGTGCGTTTCCAGAAAGACCTGGCCCTGGTTTCTGCTTAGTTCTTCTGTGCCTCCTCAGTCAACCACGCCAACGCTGCTCCTCTCTTCTTTCCCATCCTACTCCAAAATTCCCCCAGCTCCAGGGAAGTCAGGAGGTCTGGAAATTGCTCTTTTTTCTTAAGAGGGCCCTAAAATCTCTGCTGTGGTCTAGGATGTATTGATTTAAAGCTTCTCTCCACGAGGGCAAGCTCGTATCCCTGGTTCTGTGGTGTTGGGTGGATTCTGTCTTAATGAACCAAACTGCCACACAACATGGACTGAATGTGTGTGAGGCCCAATCCACAGCAGTTTCCCTCTCGCCCACCAGCAGGTTTTGAGCCAGACCCAGGTTCCCAGTTTTCTGCCTGTCTCTGTGGTGGCCTCGCATGCCCCAGGGCTGGGCACCTTCTGCCAGTGGCCAACAGAGCAGGTGTGCCAGGCAAGAGGCAGAGCAGCTTCCTTAAACTGCCCCAGAGGTGACCATGTCCGTTCTGCTCGGGCAAGCACTAGTCATAGCGCTGCCCACCATGCAGGGCAAGCAGGGAAATGCAGGCTCCAAGCCTTGTTAGACTGTTCAGGAGGAAAAGCCATTGGCTGCCGGTTCTGCCACAGCCACATCATTCTAGCTCCTCCCCCTCCCATATCAGAGAGGAGGACCAGGGCTCCAGAAGGACCTCATCAGGTAGCCTTGCCAGCAGGTGTGGAGTGGGTAGGAGGCTCTACTGCCCAAACCCCAGCTCCCTGCACTGCCCACTCCTCCTCCCAGCCCTGAGCCTGTGGGAGGATCGGGGAAGGAGTGTGAGAGTGGAGGCCCAGTCAGGGCTTTTGGTCTGAATCCGAACATGGCACTGTGAGCCACTACAGTAGACATTCCAGGATGACACCACGTGCATTTCTGAAAAACTCTGCATTCTTCAAAGTCACACTCTAAAAACAACAGGAATTACAGGAGAATTGGGCTTAGAGGAGCTACATCAAAGCAGGGAAGTCATGGGCCTGAAGAAATGAGTGGGTCTGTCCCCAGATCTCGCTGAGACCCTGATGATCCTTGTGGAAACACAGTGGTGCTGATGGACACCAGGAGCACCAGGCTTGCCGTCCGTGGACCTCAGCGCTGGCCTCACTGCTGAAGACCGGCTCATGCGCAGGTGAA contains:
- the Gpa33 gene encoding cell surface A33 antigen translates to MDDNGTYECSVSLLSDMVGTSKSRVRLLVLVPPSKPDCSIEGETVMGNNIQLTCQSAEGSPAPQYSWKSFNTQNQERPLVPPVSGQTVFLKNISTDMSGYYICTSSNDVGTAFCNITVAVRPPSMNVALYAGIAGGVVAALIIIGIIIYCCCFREKDDKEVDKEDTRPNRAAYQEPSEQLRELSRGREEEDDSRHEDRRSSGRESPDRAGQ